A stretch of Myxococcus hansupus DNA encodes these proteins:
- a CDS encoding alpha/beta fold hydrolase has product MDWFQVTASRYELHKQRAISSAKPVTAILLAVGILMVAWPRHDSENPGPFPYTGAPLTAEARTELATGGWTLAGPDAPPWQVAVTRPPAAGETRWLVYFGGNTPGYLAEGKDILLSLDEGRGLGLAAFAPPGFDGSPGEPSPEALRESATNAMRWLVSAHPTAAQNIHLVGFSMGSMSALAAAQTLNDLKAPARHLVLFAPFHQMKVRPSGLLGYVFRLHRYDNRPLLRNKEQPPALVLHGAADSALPPLQGNLVSRALSAPIKVYPDIGHADLLKHPAALADARQGMGL; this is encoded by the coding sequence ATGGACTGGTTCCAGGTGACCGCGTCCCGATACGAGCTGCACAAGCAGCGGGCGATTTCGTCCGCCAAGCCGGTCACCGCCATCCTGCTCGCGGTGGGGATCCTCATGGTGGCATGGCCTCGACACGACTCCGAGAACCCGGGCCCGTTCCCGTACACCGGCGCCCCGCTGACCGCGGAGGCGCGCACCGAACTGGCGACGGGAGGCTGGACGCTCGCCGGTCCAGATGCGCCTCCGTGGCAGGTCGCGGTGACGCGCCCGCCAGCGGCCGGTGAGACGCGGTGGCTGGTGTACTTCGGCGGCAACACGCCGGGATACCTCGCCGAAGGCAAGGACATCCTCCTCTCGCTCGACGAAGGGCGCGGGCTGGGGCTGGCGGCCTTCGCGCCGCCGGGCTTCGACGGCTCCCCTGGTGAGCCCTCGCCCGAGGCCCTCCGCGAAAGCGCCACGAATGCCATGCGCTGGTTGGTGTCCGCACACCCCACCGCGGCCCAGAACATCCACCTGGTGGGGTTCTCCATGGGCAGCATGTCGGCGCTCGCGGCGGCCCAGACGCTGAATGACCTGAAGGCCCCCGCCCGGCACCTGGTGCTGTTCGCGCCCTTTCACCAGATGAAGGTGAGGCCGTCGGGGCTGCTGGGCTACGTCTTCAGGCTGCACCGCTATGACAACCGGCCGCTGCTGCGAAACAAGGAGCAGCCTCCCGCGCTCGTGTTGCATGGCGCCGCCGACAGCGCGCTGCCCCCTCTCCAGGGCAACCTCGTCAGCCGCGCGCTGTCCGCCCCCATCAAGGTGTACCCGGACATCGGGCACGCCGACTTGCTGAAGCATCCCGCCGCGCTCGCCGACGCCCGACAGGGCATGGGCTTGTGA
- a CDS encoding type I polyketide synthase, giving the protein MTEDVEGLSESPDIAVVGMAARLPGARDVDTFWRRVRDGVESVTPFTDAQLLSAGVDPALLQDPNYVKSGMVYEGLEDFDAGFFGFSAREASLMDPQHRHFLEVCWEALEHSGHPPERFKGPVGVFGGSGMNAYMPYNLFTNPQLMEQVGLFLVRHTGNDKDFLTTRVSYCLDLRGPSLNVQTACSTSLVAIHSACQSLLARECDLALAGGVTLELPHYRGYLYQEGEILSPDGHCRAFDHRSQGTLFGSGAGVIVLRRLEDALADGDTIYAVVKGSAVNNDGARKVGYLAPSVDGQADAVVEALNVSGVSADTIDYIECHGTGTPVGDPIEITALTQAFRTQTQKSGFCRIGSVKTNIGHLDTAAGVASFIKVVQMLRHKQMAPTLHFEKPNPQIDFARSPFNVNATLRDWVATKGRPRRAAVNSLGVGGTNAHVILEEAPAQAQTSAARPFETLWLSARTPAALERAAQRLAQRLGEPDAPNLGDASYTLLDGRRRFGHRRAVVAASREEAVRLLSQPEAARTAQAHTEAEGRSVVFLFPGGGAQYPGMAKGLYEQEPVFRRALDECLSLLEQHQSLKLRPLLFPEAGAEKDARAQLEQATYALPALLSVELSLAALWKARGLTPQACMGHSMGEYACAQLNGVFSLKDALGIVACRGRLFDQLPAGAMLSVELPEAELKPLLGEGLDLGAHNAPGLCLVSGEVAAIEALEAQLKAREVEARRLHIKVAAHSRMLEPILAPFREFLGTVRFAKPTGPWISNVTGAWVTPEEATSPDYWVRHLRQPVRFAEGAGVLLADKSRVYLEVGPGQTLTQLLRAQVEKPQAEQLVPSLRHPNDTVADLAFFQLALGRLWAAGVDLDVAALFDGQKRRRVALPTYAFERERHWVEPGSGTFMARREGERPLVREENVSRWGYVPRFREQAGAAPETPAENERWLIVGEQHMLSSELTRELSARGAQVTRVLPGESFSRGAERNFTLRLDAREDWEALWDALGAEGRVPPRIVDVTPRDVATLGWERAVARYFLTPLALMQSLTAESLPPGLRYMRVTQEALPAEGHAMSPEQALSFGPLLVGPKELPELKARVVDLQMVVNVMGQARELAEELLRPDVEAPVALRGGRRLVQVVERTALDEAPTPLRDQGVYLITGGLGGIGRTLAEMFARKVKARLALVSRSAASASHAELQRTLEGIGAQVLLLKADTTDAGQLRAAIDQVRERFGALHGVVHAAGTLEDGPLESKTRDSALRVLAPKALGALALEEALRDADLDFFVTFASTSAWLGPPGQVDYVAANAFLLAQATRLEATRVAKRALALGWGVWQEVGMAAAQLAPQLPPGESVGHPLLQRRVEAPEGHAVFRAIYDAKAHWVLDEHRMRGGGPVLPGTGYVELARAAWALVRPGEPLELSQLSLVSPLEVPDGEVREVEITLSPEEEGFAFRVSSRASGNAWTEHATARLHAAQGQRPAAMNLSPVRARCTARPLTFGEGEQALPQDALIAFGPRWKVLRSAGFGVSEALGTLELPRAFREDLSTYGIPPGLLDIASGFAFSLLPDAGQPGKLHVPVSYRQLQVWGPWPEVAMSHVRVRQEEGRGALLDVTLTDADGNVFCAIEGYLVASVEARRFGRAPQKKGSMLEGWLPLGIKPAEGQDAFLRALALKDTNALFVSSMDLHVLAARMRPKQEAAKPAASATVAQEGQPSGPAAADAPRDDVERKLAELWQQLLGAPKVGLKDNFFDLGGHSLIAVRLFARIKKTLGADLTLATLFEAPTLEQCAALVREAAGIPFTPDAVVGDTAPTAQAPAAKAAPKSWSPLVTIQKGGNATPFFCVHGAGGNVLNFRELAQSLGKEQPFYGLQARGVDGKLPPADSIEEMAAIYLEAVRQVQPHGPYLIGGYSGGGVVAYEMAQRLVALGEPVALVAFLDTFHPATQERRQSLPERLRELRREGAASYVSRKLRTKVERDGTRLWSQVKLRWYEQRGEALPIELRNLQLTERFQALASRYVPHPYAGPVTLFRAQEIHAIYAHMGTSLGWEPLVPGLNIREVPGDHDSLVREPNVHVLGRLLREALAEAQHGARGEARWTGSR; this is encoded by the coding sequence ATGACGGAAGACGTTGAGGGGCTTTCGGAGTCACCAGACATCGCGGTGGTGGGCATGGCCGCGCGCCTGCCTGGAGCGCGGGACGTGGACACGTTCTGGCGCCGCGTGCGCGACGGCGTGGAATCCGTCACGCCATTCACCGACGCCCAGCTCCTGAGCGCGGGCGTGGACCCCGCGCTGCTCCAGGACCCGAACTACGTGAAGTCGGGCATGGTGTACGAGGGCCTCGAGGATTTCGACGCGGGCTTCTTCGGCTTCAGCGCGCGCGAGGCGTCCCTCATGGATCCGCAGCACCGGCACTTCCTGGAGGTGTGCTGGGAAGCGCTGGAGCACAGCGGCCATCCGCCGGAGCGCTTCAAGGGCCCCGTTGGCGTGTTCGGCGGCTCGGGCATGAACGCGTACATGCCCTACAACCTCTTCACCAATCCGCAGCTCATGGAACAGGTGGGCCTGTTCCTGGTGCGGCACACGGGCAACGACAAGGACTTCCTCACCACGCGCGTCTCGTATTGCCTGGACCTGCGCGGCCCCAGCCTCAATGTGCAGACGGCGTGCTCCACGTCGCTCGTCGCCATCCACTCCGCCTGCCAGAGCTTGCTCGCGCGCGAGTGTGACCTGGCGTTGGCGGGCGGCGTCACGCTGGAGCTGCCGCACTACCGGGGCTACCTGTATCAGGAGGGGGAGATCCTCTCGCCGGATGGGCACTGCCGCGCTTTCGACCACCGCTCCCAGGGCACGCTCTTCGGCAGCGGCGCGGGTGTCATCGTCCTGCGCCGGCTGGAGGACGCGCTGGCGGATGGGGACACCATCTACGCGGTGGTGAAGGGCAGCGCGGTCAACAACGACGGCGCGCGCAAGGTGGGCTACCTGGCGCCGTCCGTCGACGGGCAGGCGGACGCGGTGGTGGAGGCGCTCAACGTCTCCGGCGTGAGCGCCGACACCATCGACTACATCGAGTGCCACGGCACCGGCACGCCCGTGGGCGACCCGATTGAAATCACCGCGCTCACCCAGGCCTTCCGCACGCAGACGCAGAAGAGCGGGTTCTGCCGCATCGGCTCGGTGAAGACGAACATCGGCCACCTGGACACGGCCGCGGGCGTGGCGAGCTTCATCAAGGTCGTCCAGATGCTGCGGCACAAGCAGATGGCGCCCACGCTGCACTTCGAGAAGCCCAACCCGCAGATCGACTTCGCGCGCTCGCCTTTCAACGTGAACGCGACGCTGCGCGACTGGGTCGCGACCAAGGGCCGGCCGCGCCGGGCCGCGGTGAACTCGCTGGGCGTGGGCGGTACCAACGCGCACGTCATCCTGGAAGAGGCGCCCGCGCAGGCGCAGACGTCCGCCGCGCGCCCCTTCGAGACGCTGTGGCTCTCCGCGCGCACCCCCGCCGCCCTGGAGCGCGCCGCGCAGCGGCTGGCGCAGCGGCTGGGTGAGCCGGACGCCCCCAACCTGGGCGATGCCTCGTACACGCTGCTGGACGGCCGCCGCCGCTTCGGGCACCGCCGCGCGGTGGTCGCGGCTTCGCGTGAAGAGGCCGTGCGCCTGCTGTCGCAGCCCGAGGCCGCGCGGACGGCCCAGGCCCACACGGAGGCCGAGGGCCGCTCGGTGGTCTTCCTCTTCCCCGGTGGTGGCGCGCAGTACCCGGGCATGGCGAAGGGCCTCTACGAGCAGGAGCCGGTGTTCCGCCGCGCCCTGGATGAGTGCCTGTCGCTGCTGGAACAGCACCAGTCGCTGAAGCTGCGCCCCCTGCTCTTCCCGGAGGCCGGCGCCGAGAAGGACGCCCGCGCGCAGTTGGAGCAGGCCACGTACGCGCTGCCGGCGCTCCTGTCCGTGGAGCTGTCGCTCGCCGCGCTGTGGAAGGCGCGCGGCCTGACGCCGCAGGCGTGCATGGGGCACAGCATGGGCGAGTACGCCTGTGCGCAGCTCAACGGCGTCTTCTCCTTGAAGGACGCGCTGGGCATCGTCGCGTGCCGTGGACGCCTCTTCGACCAGCTCCCCGCGGGCGCCATGCTGAGCGTGGAGCTGCCAGAGGCGGAGCTCAAGCCGCTGCTGGGCGAGGGCCTGGACCTGGGCGCGCACAACGCGCCGGGCCTGTGCCTGGTATCCGGCGAAGTGGCGGCCATCGAGGCGCTGGAGGCCCAGCTCAAGGCGCGCGAGGTGGAGGCGCGGCGGCTGCACATCAAGGTGGCCGCGCACTCGCGCATGTTGGAGCCCATCCTCGCGCCCTTCCGCGAGTTCCTGGGCACGGTGCGCTTCGCCAAGCCCACGGGGCCATGGATCTCCAACGTCACCGGCGCGTGGGTGACGCCCGAGGAGGCCACCTCGCCCGACTACTGGGTGCGGCACCTGCGCCAGCCGGTGCGCTTCGCCGAGGGCGCGGGCGTCCTCCTGGCGGACAAGTCTCGCGTCTACCTGGAGGTCGGCCCCGGCCAGACGCTCACGCAGCTCCTGCGGGCCCAGGTCGAGAAGCCCCAGGCCGAGCAGCTCGTGCCGTCGCTGCGGCATCCGAACGACACCGTCGCGGACCTCGCGTTCTTCCAGCTCGCGCTCGGGCGCCTCTGGGCCGCGGGCGTGGACCTGGACGTGGCCGCCCTCTTCGACGGCCAGAAGCGGCGGCGCGTGGCGCTGCCCACGTACGCCTTCGAGCGCGAGCGCCACTGGGTGGAGCCGGGCAGCGGCACCTTCATGGCGCGGCGCGAGGGTGAGCGCCCGCTGGTGCGCGAAGAGAACGTGTCGCGCTGGGGCTACGTGCCCCGCTTCCGTGAGCAGGCCGGCGCGGCGCCGGAGACGCCCGCGGAGAACGAGCGTTGGCTCATCGTGGGCGAGCAACACATGCTCTCCAGCGAGCTGACGCGTGAGCTGTCGGCGCGAGGCGCGCAGGTGACGCGCGTGCTGCCGGGCGAGTCCTTCAGCCGCGGGGCCGAGCGGAACTTCACGCTGCGGCTCGATGCCCGCGAGGACTGGGAAGCGCTGTGGGACGCGCTGGGCGCCGAGGGGCGCGTGCCGCCCCGCATCGTGGACGTCACGCCCCGGGACGTGGCCACGCTGGGATGGGAGCGCGCGGTGGCGCGGTACTTCCTCACGCCGCTGGCCCTGATGCAGTCCCTGACGGCCGAGTCGCTGCCGCCGGGGCTGCGCTACATGCGGGTGACGCAGGAGGCCCTGCCCGCCGAAGGGCACGCGATGAGCCCGGAGCAGGCGTTGAGCTTCGGTCCGCTGCTCGTGGGGCCCAAGGAGCTTCCCGAGCTCAAGGCCCGCGTGGTGGACCTGCAGATGGTGGTCAACGTGATGGGTCAGGCGCGGGAGCTCGCGGAGGAGCTGCTGCGTCCGGACGTCGAGGCGCCGGTGGCGCTGCGAGGCGGCCGTCGTCTGGTGCAGGTGGTGGAGCGGACGGCGCTGGACGAGGCCCCGACGCCGCTGCGCGACCAGGGCGTCTACCTCATCACGGGCGGCCTGGGTGGCATCGGCCGCACGCTCGCCGAAATGTTCGCGCGCAAGGTCAAGGCGCGGCTCGCGCTGGTGTCGCGGTCGGCGGCCAGTGCGTCTCACGCGGAGCTTCAACGCACGCTCGAAGGGATTGGCGCCCAGGTGCTGCTGCTGAAGGCGGACACCACGGACGCCGGTCAGTTGCGCGCGGCCATTGACCAGGTGCGGGAGCGCTTCGGCGCCTTGCACGGCGTGGTGCACGCGGCGGGCACGCTCGAGGACGGACCGCTGGAGTCCAAGACGCGGGACTCGGCGCTGAGGGTGCTCGCGCCCAAGGCGTTGGGCGCGCTCGCGCTGGAAGAAGCGCTGCGCGACGCGGACCTCGACTTCTTCGTCACCTTCGCGTCGACGAGCGCCTGGCTGGGGCCGCCGGGGCAGGTGGACTACGTCGCCGCCAACGCGTTCCTGCTGGCCCAGGCCACCCGGCTGGAGGCCACGCGCGTCGCCAAACGGGCGCTCGCGCTCGGCTGGGGCGTCTGGCAGGAGGTCGGCATGGCCGCGGCGCAGCTCGCGCCGCAGTTGCCCCCGGGCGAGAGCGTCGGCCACCCGCTGCTCCAGCGGCGCGTGGAGGCGCCGGAGGGACACGCCGTCTTCCGCGCCATCTACGACGCCAAGGCGCACTGGGTGCTGGACGAGCACCGCATGCGCGGCGGCGGTCCGGTGCTGCCGGGGACGGGGTACGTGGAGCTGGCCCGCGCCGCATGGGCGCTGGTGCGTCCTGGTGAACCCCTGGAGCTGTCCCAGCTCTCGCTCGTGTCGCCGCTGGAAGTCCCGGACGGCGAGGTCCGCGAGGTGGAGATCACGCTGTCGCCGGAGGAGGAAGGGTTCGCCTTCCGGGTGAGCAGCCGCGCTTCCGGCAACGCCTGGACGGAGCACGCCACCGCGCGGCTCCATGCGGCCCAGGGCCAGCGCCCCGCCGCGATGAACCTGTCCCCGGTCCGCGCCCGCTGCACGGCACGGCCGTTGACCTTCGGCGAGGGTGAGCAGGCCCTGCCACAGGACGCGCTCATCGCGTTCGGCCCCCGCTGGAAGGTGCTGCGCTCCGCGGGCTTCGGCGTGTCCGAGGCCCTGGGTACGCTGGAGCTGCCGCGCGCCTTCCGCGAGGACCTGTCCACGTACGGGATTCCGCCGGGCCTGCTCGACATCGCCTCCGGCTTCGCCTTCTCGCTGCTCCCCGACGCGGGACAGCCCGGGAAGCTGCACGTGCCCGTCTCCTACCGGCAGCTCCAGGTGTGGGGCCCGTGGCCCGAGGTGGCGATGAGCCACGTGCGGGTGCGGCAGGAGGAAGGCCGCGGCGCGCTGCTCGACGTGACGCTCACCGACGCGGACGGCAACGTCTTCTGCGCCATCGAGGGCTACCTCGTCGCCTCCGTCGAGGCGCGGCGGTTTGGCCGTGCGCCGCAGAAGAAGGGCTCGATGCTCGAAGGGTGGCTGCCGCTGGGCATCAAGCCCGCGGAAGGCCAGGACGCCTTCCTGCGCGCGCTGGCGCTCAAGGACACGAACGCGCTCTTCGTCAGCTCCATGGACCTGCATGTCCTGGCGGCCCGCATGCGTCCGAAGCAGGAGGCGGCGAAGCCGGCGGCCTCGGCCACGGTGGCACAGGAAGGGCAGCCCTCCGGCCCCGCCGCCGCGGACGCGCCGCGCGACGACGTGGAGCGCAAGCTCGCGGAGCTTTGGCAGCAGTTGCTCGGCGCGCCGAAGGTCGGCTTGAAGGACAACTTCTTCGACCTCGGTGGGCACTCGCTCATCGCGGTGCGCCTGTTCGCGCGCATCAAGAAGACGCTGGGCGCGGACCTGACGCTGGCCACCCTGTTCGAAGCACCCACGCTGGAGCAGTGCGCCGCCCTGGTGCGCGAGGCCGCGGGGATTCCCTTCACCCCGGACGCGGTGGTGGGTGACACCGCGCCCACCGCGCAGGCGCCCGCCGCCAAGGCCGCGCCCAAGAGCTGGTCTCCGCTGGTCACCATCCAGAAGGGCGGCAACGCGACACCTTTCTTCTGCGTGCACGGCGCGGGTGGCAACGTCCTCAACTTCCGCGAGCTGGCGCAGTCGCTCGGCAAGGAGCAGCCCTTCTACGGCCTCCAGGCGCGCGGCGTGGACGGCAAGCTGCCTCCCGCCGACAGCATCGAGGAGATGGCGGCCATCTACCTGGAAGCCGTGCGTCAGGTGCAGCCTCACGGCCCCTACCTGATTGGCGGCTACTCCGGCGGCGGCGTGGTCGCGTACGAGATGGCGCAGCGGCTGGTCGCGCTGGGCGAGCCGGTCGCGCTGGTCGCGTTCCTCGACACCTTCCACCCCGCCACCCAGGAGCGGCGCCAGTCGCTGCCCGAGCGGCTGCGGGAGCTTCGCCGGGAAGGGGCGGCGAGCTACGTGTCGCGCAAGCTGCGCACCAAGGTGGAGCGCGACGGCACGCGGCTGTGGAGCCAGGTCAAGCTGCGCTGGTACGAGCAGCGGGGCGAGGCGCTCCCCATCGAGCTGCGCAACCTCCAGCTCACCGAGCGCTTCCAGGCGCTGGCGAGCCGCTACGTCCCCCACCCCTACGCGGGCCCCGTGACGCTGTTCCGCGCGCAGGAGATTCACGCCATCTACGCGCACATGGGGACCAGCCTCGGCTGGGAGCCGCTGGTGCCCGGGTTGAACATCCGCGAGGTGCCGGGTGACCACGACAGCCTGGTGCGCGAGCCCAACGTCCACGTCCTGGGGCGGCTGCTCCGAGAGGCCTTGGCCGAGGCCCAGCACGGCGCGCGAGGAGAGGCTCGATGGACTGGTTCCAGGTGA